One window from the genome of Jiangella alba encodes:
- a CDS encoding helix-turn-helix domain-containing GNAT family N-acetyltransferase: MTAGTLEHPDLLPTDDVVRFAESFACLADPTRVRLLHAVATAPAGRTVGELTQRLGISQSTCSHHVRRLAELGFVHVGRQGPFTRVTVNEACIIGLPHMADVVMGALATRPQHPEDVPAGIVVRELRLDDWPEVRRIYQDGLDTGLASFDTTVPPSTRLSARWLPGHRWVAELDGAVVGWTTIAHASPREPLRGVGETAVYVDRAHRGRGVGKALLFQQVTAADRAGIWTLQTSVFSANRAGLSLHHQAGYRTVGVREKFGQRDGVWHDCVLLERRAGSALT, encoded by the coding sequence ATGACCGCCGGCACGCTCGAACACCCCGATCTGCTTCCCACCGATGACGTCGTCCGCTTCGCCGAGTCCTTCGCCTGCCTCGCCGACCCCACCCGGGTCCGGCTGCTGCACGCCGTCGCGACGGCGCCCGCCGGGCGGACGGTGGGCGAGCTGACGCAGCGGCTGGGCATCAGCCAGTCCACCTGCTCGCACCACGTCCGCCGGCTGGCCGAGCTCGGCTTCGTCCACGTCGGCCGCCAGGGCCCGTTCACCCGCGTCACCGTGAACGAGGCGTGCATCATCGGGCTGCCGCACATGGCCGACGTCGTCATGGGGGCGCTGGCCACGCGGCCGCAGCACCCCGAGGACGTGCCCGCGGGCATCGTCGTCCGGGAGCTGCGGCTGGACGACTGGCCGGAGGTGCGCCGCATCTACCAGGACGGCCTCGACACCGGCCTCGCGTCGTTCGACACCACGGTGCCGCCGAGCACCCGGCTGTCCGCCCGCTGGCTGCCCGGGCACCGCTGGGTGGCCGAGCTGGACGGCGCGGTGGTCGGCTGGACGACCATCGCGCACGCGTCGCCGCGCGAGCCGCTGCGCGGGGTGGGCGAGACCGCGGTGTACGTCGACCGCGCGCACCGTGGCCGCGGCGTCGGCAAGGCGCTGCTGTTCCAGCAGGTCACGGCCGCCGACCGGGCCGGCATCTGGACGCTGCAGACGTCGGTGTTCAGTGCGAACCGGGCCGGGCTGTCGCTGCACCACCAGGCCGGCTACCGCACCGTCGGCGTCCGCGAGAAGTTCGGTCAGCGCGACGGCGTCTGGCACGACTGCGTCCTGCTGGAGCGCCGGGCGGGCAGCGCCTTGACATGA
- a CDS encoding DUF4232 domain-containing protein, protein MPFRTLLAVVITLVLAACGQDAASTGGAGTPAVPDPETILADARALPGIDDVTLRYRDPDGDEHPELPADPAEWAAWTVRLDVVNRAESGAGSAVETMDDLEQLWDRAAMAAATSTPGTIRTPFPLPQLEVWLHPVTPTGSEITVRAYPLPESRDAVGGPVGDAYLFAGTPGVVRAVFDGETADVRVGDASDLAKVADVAAVQGAGVDVVRTIDDSAELAVADAPPRPPYTPSADWPADPSAPECDPAGLRLEITGSDAALGSRYLFLGATNTGPAPCAVQGHPDLTFRTLAEEPLTVTAVPAPGAARVVIPPGARAMAVVEWNAMPTADNPDLTYEVVLAAAPGAPATELPLTSWAVEGYGPHTNLDIVDGGEVTVTEWRPDGAPF, encoded by the coding sequence GTGCCGTTCCGTACCCTACTGGCCGTCGTCATCACCCTCGTCCTGGCCGCGTGCGGGCAGGACGCCGCCTCGACCGGCGGCGCCGGGACCCCGGCCGTCCCCGACCCCGAGACGATCCTCGCCGACGCCCGCGCGCTCCCGGGCATCGACGACGTCACGCTGCGCTATCGCGATCCGGACGGCGACGAGCACCCGGAGCTGCCCGCCGACCCCGCCGAATGGGCCGCCTGGACGGTGCGGCTCGACGTCGTGAACCGGGCCGAGTCCGGCGCGGGCTCGGCGGTCGAGACGATGGACGACCTCGAGCAGCTCTGGGACCGCGCGGCCATGGCGGCGGCGACGTCGACCCCCGGGACCATCCGGACGCCGTTCCCGCTGCCGCAACTGGAGGTGTGGCTGCATCCCGTCACGCCGACGGGGTCGGAGATCACCGTCCGCGCGTACCCGCTGCCGGAGTCGCGCGACGCGGTCGGCGGGCCGGTCGGCGACGCGTACCTCTTCGCCGGCACGCCGGGGGTGGTGCGGGCGGTGTTCGACGGCGAGACCGCCGACGTCCGGGTGGGCGACGCGTCCGACCTGGCGAAGGTGGCCGACGTCGCGGCGGTGCAGGGCGCCGGGGTCGACGTCGTCCGCACCATCGACGACTCGGCGGAACTCGCCGTGGCCGACGCGCCGCCGCGGCCGCCGTACACCCCGAGCGCCGACTGGCCCGCCGACCCGTCGGCGCCGGAGTGCGACCCGGCCGGCCTGCGCCTCGAGATCACCGGCAGCGACGCCGCACTGGGCTCGCGGTACCTGTTCCTGGGCGCGACGAACACCGGCCCGGCGCCCTGCGCCGTCCAGGGCCACCCGGACCTCACCTTCCGCACCCTCGCCGAGGAGCCGCTGACGGTCACCGCCGTCCCGGCGCCCGGCGCCGCGCGGGTGGTGATCCCGCCGGGCGCCCGGGCGATGGCGGTGGTCGAGTGGAACGCCATGCCGACGGCGGACAACCCCGACCTCACGTACGAGGTGGTGCTGGCGGCGGCGCCGGGCGCGCCGGCCACCGAACTGCCGCTGACCTCCTGGGCCGTCGAGGGGTACGGGCCGCACACCAACCTCGACATCGTCGACGGCGGAGAGGTCACGGTGACCGAGTGGCGGCCGGACGGCGCGCCGTTCTGA
- a CDS encoding alkaline phosphatase D family protein yields the protein MPGSLVLGPLLRHVDRTSALIWVETARPATVRVLDATAGTFTVHGHHYALVAVDGLQPGTSTPYAVEVDGEHAWPEPGSPFPPPVIRTRGDGGVRLTFGSCRMSVPHDAKHDRVYGTDALRALALTLAGADESARPDALVLLGDQVYADETSEKMREFIAGRRDVAEPPGAEVADFEEYAHLYRLAWTDPAVRWLLSTVPAAMIFDDHDIRDDWNTSQAWRATMAGQAWWRRRITGGLAAYWLYQHVGNLSPSERAADPVLAAVLAARGDAGAVLDEFAWRADQDPASYRWSFTRDIGPARLVMIDTRCGRVLDPGKRTIVDDAEWDWIAGRVRDTERVEHLFLGTSLPYLLPRGLHDLEAWNEATADGAWGGRFARAAESLRQAIDLEHWAAFSRSFDAMAALVTEVATAPDGRRPQTVSFLSGDVHYSYAARLAYPGRTAGTSRVYQLVCSPVRNPLSRTLRYLNGAAAFAVARVAGTALARLARVPKPSVRWSIDAGPRFDNALATLEVTDGSARVRWETGRVDGDTATMSEVLSVTL from the coding sequence GTGCCGGGCTCGCTGGTCCTCGGGCCACTGTTGCGTCACGTCGACCGCACCTCCGCCCTGATCTGGGTCGAGACCGCGCGCCCCGCCACCGTCCGGGTCCTCGACGCGACCGCCGGCACGTTCACCGTCCACGGCCACCACTACGCGCTGGTCGCCGTCGACGGGCTGCAACCCGGCACGTCCACGCCGTACGCCGTCGAGGTGGACGGTGAGCACGCCTGGCCCGAGCCCGGGTCGCCGTTCCCGCCGCCGGTCATCCGCACGCGCGGCGACGGCGGCGTGCGGCTCACCTTCGGCTCCTGCCGCATGAGCGTGCCGCACGACGCGAAGCACGACCGCGTCTACGGGACCGACGCGCTGCGGGCTCTCGCGCTGACGCTGGCCGGCGCGGACGAGTCGGCCCGGCCGGACGCGCTCGTGCTGCTCGGCGACCAGGTGTATGCCGACGAGACGTCGGAGAAGATGCGCGAGTTCATCGCCGGGCGCCGCGACGTCGCCGAGCCGCCCGGCGCCGAGGTCGCCGACTTCGAGGAGTACGCCCACCTCTACCGGCTGGCCTGGACCGATCCGGCGGTGCGCTGGCTGCTGTCGACCGTCCCGGCCGCGATGATCTTCGACGACCACGACATCCGCGACGACTGGAACACCTCGCAGGCGTGGCGGGCGACGATGGCCGGGCAGGCGTGGTGGCGGCGCCGGATCACCGGCGGCCTCGCCGCGTACTGGCTGTACCAGCACGTGGGCAACCTGTCGCCGTCCGAGCGGGCCGCGGACCCCGTGCTGGCCGCCGTCCTGGCCGCCCGCGGCGACGCTGGTGCGGTGCTGGACGAGTTCGCCTGGCGGGCCGACCAGGACCCGGCGTCGTACCGGTGGAGCTTCACCCGCGACATCGGCCCGGCCAGGCTGGTGATGATCGACACGCGCTGCGGCCGCGTCCTCGATCCGGGGAAGCGCACGATCGTCGACGACGCCGAGTGGGACTGGATCGCCGGCCGGGTCCGCGACACCGAGCGGGTCGAGCACCTGTTCCTCGGCACGTCCCTGCCGTACCTGCTGCCGCGCGGCCTGCACGACCTCGAGGCCTGGAACGAGGCGACCGCCGACGGGGCGTGGGGCGGCCGGTTCGCGCGGGCGGCGGAGTCACTGCGGCAGGCGATCGACCTCGAGCACTGGGCGGCGTTCAGCCGTTCGTTCGACGCGATGGCCGCGCTGGTCACGGAGGTGGCGACCGCGCCGGACGGGCGGCGGCCGCAGACCGTCTCGTTCCTCTCCGGCGACGTGCACTATTCCTATGCGGCGCGGCTGGCCTACCCGGGCCGCACGGCAGGCACCAGCCGGGTGTACCAGCTGGTCTGCTCGCCGGTGCGCAACCCGCTGAGCCGGACCCTGCGCTACCTCAACGGCGCCGCCGCGTTCGCCGTCGCCCGGGTCGCCGGGACCGCGCTGGCCCGGCTGGCGCGGGTGCCGAAGCCGTCCGTGCGCTGGTCGATCGACGCCGGGCCGCGGTTCGACAACGCGCTGGCCACCCTGGAGGTCACCGACGGGTCCGCCCGGGTGCGCTGGGAGACCGGGCGGGTCGACGGTGACACCGCGACGATGTCGGAGGTGCTGTCGGTGACGCTGTGA
- a CDS encoding diacylglycerol/lipid kinase family protein: MPKLLVITNTHAGSARDEAVRTALGVLRAGGDVEVADLDPDALPGVLARHPGHRPVVLGGDGSVHLLAATALAAGLLDRPPFAFGLVPLGTGNDLARTLGLPLDPAQAAKVVLDGRERDLDVLTDDAGGVVVNAVHLGVGAEAGRRAVPLKPRLGRLAYPVGSAVAGASARGWRLRVTVDGAEVAGGDRRALMVALGNGVTIGGGAPVTPSAEPDDGRVDVVVSFSTGWRARLAFAVALVRGRHPERHDVVEVRGHTVTVAGGPVPLNADGELAELAGARTWTVRPHALRVTVPA, encoded by the coding sequence GTGCCGAAGCTGCTGGTCATCACGAACACCCACGCCGGTTCCGCACGCGACGAGGCAGTGCGGACGGCGCTGGGCGTGCTGCGGGCGGGCGGCGACGTCGAGGTGGCGGACCTCGACCCGGACGCGCTGCCGGGCGTCCTGGCGCGCCACCCCGGACACCGGCCGGTGGTGCTGGGCGGCGACGGGTCGGTGCACCTGCTGGCCGCGACGGCTCTGGCGGCCGGGCTGCTGGACCGGCCGCCGTTCGCGTTCGGGCTGGTCCCGCTGGGCACCGGCAACGACCTCGCGCGCACGCTCGGGCTGCCGCTGGACCCGGCCCAGGCGGCGAAGGTGGTGCTGGACGGGCGAGAGCGCGACCTCGACGTGCTGACGGACGACGCGGGCGGGGTGGTGGTGAACGCGGTGCACCTGGGCGTCGGCGCGGAGGCCGGGCGGCGCGCCGTCCCGCTGAAGCCGCGGCTGGGCCGGCTGGCCTACCCGGTGGGCAGCGCGGTCGCCGGGGCGTCGGCACGCGGCTGGCGGCTGCGGGTCACCGTCGACGGCGCGGAGGTGGCGGGCGGCGACCGGCGCGCGCTGATGGTCGCGCTCGGCAACGGCGTCACCATCGGCGGCGGCGCCCCGGTGACGCCGTCGGCCGAGCCGGACGACGGCCGGGTGGACGTGGTCGTGTCGTTCTCGACCGGGTGGCGGGCCCGGCTGGCGTTCGCGGTGGCGCTGGTCCGCGGCCGGCACCCGGAACGGCACGACGTCGTCGAGGTACGCGGGCACACGGTGACGGTCGCGGGCGGCCCGGTTCCGCTCAACGCCGACGGCGAGCTGGCCGAGCTGGCCGGGGCGCGGACGTGGACGGTGCGGCCGCACGCGCTGCGCGTCACCGTCCCGGCCTGA
- a CDS encoding erythromycin esterase family protein: MSIDVPYLSRPQGPLDELEQLRRTVGDAAVAGLGAHTPFALKHRQARHLVEELGFRTIAWEESWGSGVVLDRYVRGDGSSARDAVGQARPGLRGQPMLDLVRWMREFNRGRPGWDQVRFVGADVLEPRVLQHVELHQFVAHAARELLPRAHELLLTLALRGTPQEHAAWYRRRTEDERRPLVAAARDLYDLVGDVAGRRAARRGRPVVDADDAVLHALALLGFHEAGIDDLRDRFVAGIVTAWQRRTGHRVVYSGDWVV; the protein is encoded by the coding sequence ATGAGCATCGACGTCCCGTACCTGAGCCGCCCGCAGGGGCCACTGGACGAGCTCGAGCAGCTGCGCCGCACGGTGGGCGACGCCGCCGTCGCCGGGCTCGGCGCCCACACCCCGTTCGCGCTGAAGCACCGGCAGGCCCGCCACCTGGTCGAGGAGCTGGGCTTCCGGACGATCGCCTGGGAGGAGAGCTGGGGCAGCGGCGTCGTCCTCGACCGGTACGTCCGCGGCGACGGCAGCAGCGCCCGCGACGCCGTCGGGCAGGCGCGGCCCGGGTTGCGCGGCCAGCCGATGCTGGACCTCGTCCGGTGGATGCGCGAGTTCAACCGCGGCCGCCCCGGCTGGGACCAGGTCCGGTTCGTCGGCGCCGACGTGCTCGAGCCGCGCGTCCTGCAGCACGTGGAGCTGCACCAGTTCGTCGCGCACGCCGCGCGGGAGCTGCTGCCGCGGGCGCACGAGCTGCTGCTGACGCTGGCGCTGCGCGGCACGCCGCAGGAGCACGCGGCCTGGTACCGGCGCCGCACCGAGGACGAGCGCCGTCCGCTGGTCGCCGCCGCCCGCGATCTGTACGACCTGGTCGGCGACGTCGCCGGGCGCCGGGCCGCTCGCCGCGGCCGTCCGGTCGTCGACGCCGACGACGCCGTCCTGCACGCGCTCGCGCTGCTCGGCTTCCACGAGGCCGGCATCGACGACCTGCGCGACCGGTTCGTCGCCGGCATCGTCACGGCCTGGCAGCGGCGCACCGGGCACCGCGTGGTCTACAGCGGCGATTGGGTCGTCTAG
- a CDS encoding SDR family NAD(P)-dependent oxidoreductase, whose translation MRLDLSGRTALVTGSTQGIGRAIAAGLARSGARVGVNGRSAGSVDAAIDRLRAEVDGADLVAVPADVTTDDGAAAALEVLPAVDVLVNNLGIFEATPALEITDAEWRRYFEVNVLAAVRLTRAYLPGMRACGWGRVLYIASDSAVVIPAEMIHYGMTKTALLAVSRGFAKEAAGSGVTVNSVIAGPTHTGGVEDFVYQLVDRDLPWDEAQREFMRRHRPQSLLQRLIEPDEIANLVVYLSSAQASATTGAAVRVDGGYVDSILP comes from the coding sequence ATGCGGCTGGATCTGAGCGGACGCACCGCCCTCGTCACCGGGTCGACCCAGGGCATCGGCCGGGCCATCGCGGCCGGGCTGGCCCGCTCCGGCGCCCGGGTGGGCGTCAACGGACGCAGCGCCGGCAGCGTCGACGCCGCCATCGACCGGTTGCGGGCCGAGGTCGACGGCGCCGACCTCGTCGCCGTCCCCGCCGACGTCACCACCGACGACGGCGCGGCCGCGGCGCTCGAGGTGCTGCCCGCGGTGGACGTCCTGGTCAACAACCTCGGCATCTTCGAGGCGACGCCGGCGCTGGAGATCACCGACGCCGAGTGGCGGCGGTACTTCGAGGTGAACGTGCTGGCCGCGGTGCGGCTGACCCGCGCCTACCTGCCCGGCATGCGGGCCTGCGGCTGGGGCCGGGTGCTGTACATCGCCAGCGACTCCGCCGTCGTCATCCCGGCCGAGATGATCCACTACGGCATGACGAAGACGGCGCTGCTGGCGGTGTCGCGCGGGTTCGCGAAGGAGGCGGCCGGCAGCGGCGTCACCGTCAACAGCGTCATCGCCGGGCCGACGCACACCGGCGGCGTCGAGGACTTCGTCTACCAGCTGGTCGACCGCGACCTGCCGTGGGACGAGGCGCAGCGCGAGTTCATGCGCCGGCACCGGCCGCAGTCGCTGCTGCAACGGCTGATCGAGCCGGACGAGATCGCCAACCTCGTCGTGTACCTCAGCTCGGCGCAGGCGTCGGCGACGACGGGAGCCGCCGTCCGGGTGGACGGCGGCTACGTCGACTCGATCCTGCCCTAG
- a CDS encoding DMT family transporter: MTQTLPAPAAAPPRLTENRKAAIAVAVTVVLWSSAFVAIRDVGHTLSAAPLALIRLAVASVALTAIVVATRGRRVIPQPLSRRTYGLIAACGVLWLAIYTVALNAGEQHVDAGTAALLVNVAPLLIAFGAGLFLGEGFPRALIAGSLVALSGVAVLSLGSTGDRDWLGIGLCLLAAVLYTAGALIQKVVLRVTDGLTTTWLACLVGTAVLLPWTPQLVSELAGASAGAILAAVYLGLFPTAIGFTTWSYALKRMDAGRLSATTYIVPTVSVLMSWALLSEVPTVFGFIGGAISLVGVAISRRRRRG; the protein is encoded by the coding sequence GTGACGCAGACCCTCCCGGCGCCCGCCGCCGCCCCGCCCCGCCTCACCGAGAACCGCAAGGCCGCCATCGCCGTCGCCGTCACGGTCGTGCTCTGGTCGTCGGCGTTCGTCGCCATCCGCGACGTCGGGCACACCCTCTCCGCCGCGCCGCTCGCGCTGATCCGGCTGGCGGTCGCGTCGGTGGCGCTGACGGCGATCGTCGTCGCCACCCGCGGCCGGCGGGTCATCCCGCAGCCGCTGTCGCGGCGGACGTACGGGCTGATCGCGGCCTGCGGCGTGCTCTGGCTGGCCATCTACACCGTCGCGCTCAACGCCGGCGAGCAGCACGTCGACGCCGGCACCGCGGCACTGCTGGTGAACGTCGCGCCGCTGCTGATCGCGTTCGGCGCCGGGCTGTTCCTCGGCGAGGGGTTCCCGCGGGCGCTGATCGCCGGGTCGCTGGTGGCGCTGAGCGGCGTCGCCGTCCTCTCGCTCGGCTCCACGGGCGACCGCGACTGGCTGGGCATCGGGCTGTGCCTGCTGGCGGCGGTGCTCTACACCGCTGGGGCGCTGATCCAGAAGGTCGTGCTGCGGGTCACCGACGGCCTGACCACCACCTGGCTGGCCTGCCTCGTCGGCACCGCGGTGCTGCTGCCGTGGACGCCGCAGCTGGTGTCGGAGCTGGCCGGCGCGTCGGCGGGTGCGATCCTGGCCGCCGTCTACCTGGGCCTCTTCCCGACCGCGATCGGGTTCACCACGTGGTCCTACGCGCTCAAGCGGATGGACGCCGGCCGGCTCAGCGCCACGACGTACATCGTCCCCACGGTGTCGGTGCTGATGTCGTGGGCGCTGCTCAGCGAGGTCCCGACGGTGTTCGGCTTCATCGGCGGCGCCATCAGCCTGGTCGGTGTCGCGATCTCCCGGCGGCGGCGCCGGGGCTGA
- a CDS encoding LysR family transcriptional regulator, giving the protein MLDVPRLRLLRAVVATGSVRAAADTLGYTPSAVSQQLAALQRETGLRLFDRAGRGIEPTAAGRTLAAEAEPLFEALTRLDGLVGDLRAGRVGSLSIGYFASAGAAWLPPVVAALHQEFPELRLELRMTEVKRPDSPEPDVDIFVERPDWEPPLGTDVRHLVDDPFVAVVRADDPLAARGEVPLAELGARRWIDNDLDDGACRRVLLRACAEAGFSPEFAVETHDYHTAIPFVTTGIGLTVVPGLGIRELPAGVTTVRIVAPTPVRRIHVCVRKSAAQHPAAQRAVDLLTEAVDGAAARRH; this is encoded by the coding sequence ATGCTGGACGTGCCCCGCCTCCGCCTGCTGCGCGCCGTCGTCGCCACCGGTTCCGTCCGGGCCGCCGCCGACACGCTCGGCTACACCCCGTCCGCCGTCAGCCAGCAGCTGGCCGCGCTGCAGCGCGAGACCGGGCTGCGGCTGTTCGACCGCGCCGGCCGCGGCATCGAGCCGACCGCCGCCGGGCGTACCCTGGCGGCCGAGGCCGAGCCGCTGTTCGAGGCGCTCACCAGGCTCGACGGGCTGGTCGGCGACCTGCGGGCGGGCCGGGTCGGCAGCCTGTCGATCGGCTACTTCGCCTCCGCCGGCGCGGCCTGGCTGCCGCCCGTCGTCGCCGCGCTGCACCAGGAGTTCCCGGAGCTGCGGCTGGAGCTGCGGATGACGGAGGTCAAGCGGCCCGACAGCCCCGAGCCCGACGTCGACATCTTCGTCGAGCGGCCCGACTGGGAGCCGCCACTGGGCACCGACGTCCGCCACCTCGTCGACGACCCGTTCGTCGCGGTCGTCCGCGCCGACGACCCACTGGCCGCTCGGGGCGAGGTGCCGCTGGCGGAGCTGGGCGCCCGGCGCTGGATCGACAACGACCTCGACGACGGCGCCTGCCGCCGGGTGCTGCTGCGGGCCTGCGCCGAGGCCGGGTTCTCGCCGGAGTTCGCCGTCGAGACGCACGACTACCACACGGCCATCCCGTTCGTCACGACCGGCATCGGGCTCACCGTCGTCCCCGGGTTGGGCATCCGCGAGCTCCCGGCCGGGGTCACGACGGTGCGCATCGTCGCGCCCACCCCCGTCCGGCGCATCCACGTCTGCGTCCGCAAGTCCGCCGCCCAGCACCCGGCAGCGCAACGCGCCGTCGACCTCCTCACCGAGGCGGTCGACGGCGCCGCTGCGCGTCGTCACTGA
- a CDS encoding epoxide hydrolase family protein gives MTNTTAPIHPFRVEISQADLDDLHDRLVRTRLPRPVPGDDWDYGTPNHYLSEMVEHWRDGFDWRAQEERINAFPHYLTEIDGQTIHFIHVPSAEADATPLLLAHSYPGSFIDFLDMIGPLTDPVAHGGRAEDAFSVVVPSMPGFGFSTPVEDRGWTMARVARTYDTLMRRLGYQSYGSHGSDGGAMVSRELGLLNPPGFLGLHVLQLFSFPSGDPAEFADLSPADHAGLKHLEWFQAVGGYNAINASRPQTVAVGVSDSPVGQLAWNELFNSFGNGTSLVTRDQILTEVSLYWFTNTSATAGRYHFEEARSGAEPAVNHAPTGVAVFADDFRTIRAFADRDNDAIVRYTEFPDGGHYASLERPDVLVEDLRAFFAGLPAQ, from the coding sequence ATGACGAACACCACCGCACCGATCCACCCGTTCCGCGTCGAGATCAGCCAGGCCGACCTCGACGATCTCCACGACCGTCTGGTCCGCACCCGGCTGCCCCGCCCCGTCCCCGGCGACGACTGGGACTACGGCACGCCGAACCACTACCTGAGCGAGATGGTCGAGCACTGGCGCGACGGGTTCGACTGGCGGGCGCAGGAGGAGCGGATCAACGCCTTCCCGCATTACCTCACCGAGATCGACGGCCAGACGATCCACTTCATCCACGTGCCGTCGGCCGAGGCGGACGCGACGCCGCTGCTGCTCGCGCACTCCTATCCCGGCTCGTTCATCGACTTCCTCGACATGATCGGCCCGCTGACCGACCCGGTCGCGCACGGCGGCAGGGCCGAGGACGCGTTCTCCGTCGTCGTCCCGTCGATGCCGGGCTTCGGCTTCAGCACGCCGGTCGAGGACCGCGGCTGGACGATGGCCCGGGTCGCCCGCACCTACGACACGCTGATGCGCCGGCTCGGCTACCAGAGCTACGGCTCGCACGGCAGCGACGGCGGCGCCATGGTGTCGCGCGAGCTGGGCCTGCTGAACCCGCCCGGGTTCCTCGGCCTGCACGTGCTGCAGCTGTTCTCGTTCCCGTCCGGCGACCCGGCCGAGTTCGCCGACCTCTCCCCCGCCGACCACGCCGGACTGAAGCACCTGGAGTGGTTCCAGGCCGTCGGCGGCTACAACGCGATCAACGCGTCGCGCCCCCAGACGGTGGCCGTGGGCGTGTCCGACTCGCCCGTGGGCCAGCTGGCCTGGAACGAGCTGTTCAACTCCTTCGGCAACGGGACCAGTCTGGTCACTCGCGACCAGATCCTCACCGAGGTGTCGCTGTACTGGTTCACCAACACGTCGGCGACGGCCGGGCGGTACCACTTCGAGGAGGCTCGCTCTGGCGCCGAGCCGGCGGTCAACCACGCGCCGACGGGGGTCGCGGTCTTCGCCGACGACTTCCGCACCATCCGGGCGTTCGCCGACCGCGACAACGATGCCATCGTCCGCTACACCGAGTTCCCCGACGGCGGGCACTACGCGTCGCTGGAGCGGCCGGACGTGCTGGTCGAGGACCTGCGGGCGTTCTTCGCCGGGCTGCCCGCTCAGTGA
- a CDS encoding helix-turn-helix transcriptional regulator, whose amino-acid sequence MTGTSARMLALLSLMQSRPAWTGTELAERLGVSARTIRYDVDRLRELGYPVDAARGPAGHYRLGAGARLPPLLLDDEEAVAVAIGLRAGRGVAGIEDSSARALAKLEQVLPHRLRRQVAAVNDALSQGPENTGSNVADPVVDASVLTALAAAIRDHEQVRFGYRGRSDTAPPLAVEPYRLVSWQRHWYLVGRDPASGWHPYRVDWMSMRMRTGLRFAPATLPGGDYTAFVLREVASAGWSVHARITVSAPAAEVLARINPTVGVVESVDESTCVLVTGADSLEIIAVYIGMLGLDFHVTSPPELVEHLRVLGERYRRAIPPPVS is encoded by the coding sequence ATGACCGGGACTTCCGCACGGATGTTGGCGCTGCTCTCGCTGATGCAGTCGCGGCCCGCCTGGACCGGTACTGAGCTGGCCGAACGCCTCGGCGTCAGCGCCCGGACCATCCGCTACGACGTCGACCGGCTGCGCGAGCTGGGCTACCCGGTCGACGCCGCGCGCGGCCCGGCCGGGCACTACCGGCTCGGCGCCGGCGCCCGGCTGCCGCCGCTCCTGCTGGACGACGAGGAGGCGGTGGCGGTCGCGATCGGGCTGCGGGCCGGCCGCGGCGTCGCCGGCATCGAGGACAGCAGCGCGCGGGCGCTGGCCAAGCTCGAGCAGGTGCTGCCGCACCGGCTGCGCCGTCAGGTCGCCGCCGTCAATGACGCGCTGTCGCAGGGCCCGGAGAACACCGGCAGCAACGTCGCCGACCCGGTCGTCGACGCGTCGGTGCTGACGGCGCTGGCGGCGGCGATCCGCGACCACGAGCAGGTCCGGTTCGGCTACCGCGGCCGCTCCGACACCGCCCCGCCCCTCGCCGTCGAGCCGTACCGCCTGGTCAGCTGGCAGCGGCACTGGTACCTCGTCGGCCGCGACCCGGCGTCGGGCTGGCACCCCTACCGCGTCGACTGGATGTCGATGCGCATGCGCACCGGCCTGCGGTTCGCGCCGGCCACCCTGCCGGGCGGCGACTACACCGCGTTCGTCCTGCGCGAGGTCGCGTCGGCCGGCTGGTCCGTCCACGCCCGCATCACCGTCTCCGCGCCGGCGGCCGAGGTGCTGGCCCGCATCAACCCGACGGTCGGCGTGGTGGAGTCGGTGGACGAGTCCACCTGCGTGCTGGTGACCGGCGCCGACTCCCTCGAGATCATCGCCGTCTACATCGGCATGCTCGGCCTCGACTTCCACGTCACGTCGCCCCCTGAGCTGGTCGAGCACCTCCGGGTGCTGGGGGAGCGCTACCGCCGCGCCATCCCGCCGCCGGTGAGCTGA